DNA from Halobaculum sp. XH14:
CCCGACGGGGGAACGACCGGGACGCCGGACTGAGCGGAACCGACCGGACGCGACCGGCCGTGTTGCCGACCGGGACCCGAGCGTCGAGGAGTATCGGTCCGTTCCGATCGACGGGCGCGGGACCCCGGACGGATGCTCCGACCGGCGGAACTACGTCGAAGCGGGGAGAGCCGACCCAACATGAGCGATGGCACGGCTGGTCCGACCGCCGACACGAGGCCGACGGCGGGCGACGGCGGGACCGACGGCGACCCCGAATCGGAACCGACCGTCGACGACCTGCTCGACCAGCTCGAGACGCTGGAGGAGACCGTCGACGAGGAGGAGGAGGTAGCGAAAGTCCGCGACGCGATGCGGACGGCCACGAAGCTCTCGCGGCCCACCGTGTTCGGCCGCATCGTCCACGGCTTCGACCGCGGCGACATCGCGGAGGCGCTGCTGGGCAGCATCATCTTCGGCGTCCCGATGCTGGTCGAGGGCGGCACCCAGGAGGTCGGCGCGCACCTGGCGACACACCCGGCGTACCTGGTCGGCACGTTCGTCGTGACCGTCGCGGCCGTGGTCGGCATCGTCTACGTCGCCGACTTCCAGGACGTCCGGGTAGACGACCCGTTCCTGGGGGTCGTCCCGCGACGGCTGGTGGGCGTGCTCGGCGTCGCGCTTGCGGTCGCCGTCCTGGGGTTGACGGCGTGGGGCCGGATCACCTGGGCGGAACCGATGGTGGCGCTCGGGAACGTCGTGGCCGCGCTCCTCCCGATGGCGGTGGGCGGTGCGCTCGGCGACCTGCTCCCCGGCTGAGGGGAGACCAAGCGGGGAACGGGCCGCCGTCCGAGCACGCCATCGGACGACGGATCTCACCGGACGACGAACCCACCGGAGGACGGACCCATCGGACGACGGTGTCGTTCCGACCGCTACCGACACCCCCGGAGGAAGGCGTCGACTTCCGCCGAGATGAGCTCCGGCGCCTCGCCGGGCCCGCCGTGGCCGACGCCGTCGAACTCGACGAGGCGACTCTGGGGGAGCGCCTCGTGAACGCGGCGAGCGCTCTCGCGGAGGAACGCCGGACCGTCGGTGCCGGTCAGGACGAGCACGGGCGCGTCGACGTCGAGCCGGTCGGGAAGCCGATACCGCTCGACGGCGCGGTTCATCCGGACGACCTCCTCGGCGAGCTCCACGCAGTCGGGCCAGACCGGCCACTCGGCCAGCCACGCGTCGAGGTCGTCGATCCCGTCGGGATGGAGGACCTGCTCGACGTAGCGTTTCACCGCCTCGCCGGGTTCGTCCTCCTCGACCAGCGCCTCCATGCGGTCGGCGAGGTCGGCCTCCCGCCGGAA
Protein-coding regions in this window:
- a CDS encoding alpha/beta fold hydrolase; protein product: MQTTRSVDDTGVTYERHGDGRPLILLHGGMAPPAYWNPVVPHFEEYAAVVPQRPGFGTCLDDPAGTSADEVLERETEYVRTLVDAVDGDPILLGHSYGALTAIEAATEADVGAILAYEPAVLPDEFRREADLADRMEALVEEDEPGEAVKRYVEQVLHPDGIDDLDAWLAEWPVWPDCVELAEEVVRMNRAVERYRLPDRLDVDAPVLVLTGTDGPAFLRESARRVHEALPQSRLVEFDGVGHGGPGEAPELISAEVDAFLRGCR
- a CDS encoding DUF2391 family protein gives rise to the protein MSDGTAGPTADTRPTAGDGGTDGDPESEPTVDDLLDQLETLEETVDEEEEVAKVRDAMRTATKLSRPTVFGRIVHGFDRGDIAEALLGSIIFGVPMLVEGGTQEVGAHLATHPAYLVGTFVVTVAAVVGIVYVADFQDVRVDDPFLGVVPRRLVGVLGVALAVAVLGLTAWGRITWAEPMVALGNVVAALLPMAVGGALGDLLPG